One Onychomys torridus chromosome 17, mOncTor1.1, whole genome shotgun sequence genomic window carries:
- the Tmem38a gene encoding trimeric intracellular cation channel type A, which translates to MDLISALSLGELALSFSRVPLFPVFDLSYFIVSIIYLKYEPGAVELSRRHPVASWLCAMLHCFGSYILADLLLGEPIIDYFSNSSSILLASAVWYLMFFCPLDLFYKCVCFLPVKLIFVAMKEVVRVRKIAVGIHHAHHHYHHGWFIMIATGWVKGSGVALLSNLEQLLRGVWKPETNEILHMSFPTKASLYGAILFTLQQTRWLPVSKASLIFVITMFMVSCKVFLTATHSHSSPFDVLEGYICPVLFGAAWGGDHHHDNHGAPHGGGLGTQHSGLPAKAREELSEGSRKKKTKKAD; encoded by the exons ATGGACCTGATATCGGCGCTAAGCCTGGGAGAGCTAGCGCTCAGCTTCTCGCGGGTGCCGCTCTTCCCAGTCTTCGACCTCAGCTACTTCATCGTCTCCATCATTTACCTGAAGTATGAGCCAG GAGCTGTGGAGCTGTCGCGGCGCCACCCGGTGGCGTCCTGGCTGTGCGCCATGTTGCACTGTTTCGGGAGTTACATCCTGGCCGACCTGCTCCTCGGGGAGCCCATCATCGACTACTTCAGCAACAGCTCCAGTATCCTGCTGGCCTCCGCAGTGTG GTACCTGATGTTCTTCTGTCCCTTGGATCTCTTCTACAAATGCGTCTGCTTCCTGCCAGTGAAACTCATCTTTGTGGCTATGAAGGAGGTGGTGAGGGTCCGGAAGATTGCCGTGGGCATCCATCACGcacatcaccactaccaccacggATGGTTCATCATGATCGCCACCGGGTGGGTCAAAG GCTCTGGTGTCGCCCTCCTGTCCAACCTGGAACAGCTGCTTCGAGGAGTCTGGAAGCCAGAGACCAATGAAATCCTGCACATGTCCTT CCCCACCAAGGCCAGCCTGTATGGAGCTATCCTGTTCACCCTGCAGCAGACCCGATGGCTCCCCGtgtccaaggccagcctcatcttcgTCATCACCATGTTCATGGTGTCATGTAAG GTGTTCCTGACGGCCACACACTCCCACAGCTCTCCATTTGATGTCCTGGAAGGCTACATCTGCCCGGTGCTGTTTGGGGCAGCTTGGGGAGGTGACCATCACCATGACAACCATGGAGCACCCCATGGCGGCGGGCTGGGCACCCAGCACTCAGGCCTGCCTGCCAAGGCCAGGGAGGAGCTGAGCGAAGGCTCCAGGAAGAAGAAGACCAAGAAGGCAGATTAG